The window GTGTTTTGGCAATAGTCTTGGCATCCTCGGACAGGATCCAATTACTGATCTCAGAAGGTGAGCCACCAGAGAGGATTGCCAAGGCAGCTTTGGGTCCGATCTTGGAAATACCGATCAAATTATAATAAAATTCGCGCTCCACTATATGAGCAAATCCATAAAGATCCAAGATATCCTCCCGGACATGCAGATAGGTGTAAACCTTAACCATATCTCCCTCACCTGGCAACTGTTCGTAAGTGCTCAGGGAAACTTTAAGCCGATACCCCACACCGCCAGTTTCAATGACTATATAATCAGGTTGTTTATTTACCAGTTTTCCAGAGATGAATTCGTACATCATGACCCCAGTTTTGCTAACTTATAGTTCAAACCGTGACAAATGGCTATGGCCAAGGCATCTGAAGCGTCCAGCGTTACTGGATCTTCCTTGAGTTTGAGCAAACGTTTCACCATGTAGAGAACCTGCTGTTTATCCGCAGCTCCGTTGCCGGTCACTGACGATTTGATCTTTCGGGCAGCATACTCATGAACTTCCAGATCAGCATGACGACCGGCTAACATGGCCACACCGCGAACATGCCCCATCAAAAGAGCCGTCTTGGCATTCTTTCCATAAAATGCTTCTTCGATAGATAATACATCAGGTTGAAAAGTTTTTATGGTTTCTGTGATGCCGTGGTACAGCTGGGACAATTTATCGGCCAGAGAATCGCTATTTTTAGTTTTCACTACCCCAGAATAAACTGGAATAAATCGGTTCCCATCGTAGTCGATCACACCGATACCGAGAATACGAAGACCAGGGTCTATGCCAACGATCCTCAGAGTTTACTCCAGTCCTTCCAGCATCTCATCGGTAAAATTAACACTGGCTGATAACTTCTGCATATCCTCGTAGTCATCCAGGATCTCCATGAGCGTCACCACTTTTGGCAGGTCCTCAGCACTTACTTCTGTAAAATTGTTGGGAATATGCTGAATTTCAGCCACTTCAATCGTGTAGCCTGCTTCAATAATGGCCTCATTGGCCGCATTGAGATCAGTGGGAGCGGTAATGATTTCGAAGTAATCGGCCTCATTGCTCATATCTTCAGCGCCACCCTCCAGAGCAGTCATCATGAGTTCATCTTCATCGACGCCTTCACCTTGAACC of the Candidatus Neomarinimicrobiota bacterium genome contains:
- the ruvA gene encoding Holliday junction branch migration protein RuvA, with product MMYEFISGKLVNKQPDYIVIETGGVGYRLKVSLSTYEQLPGEGDMVKVYTYLHVREDILDLYGFAHIVEREFYYNLIGISKIGPKAALAILSGGSPSEISNWILSEDAKTIAKTPGIGPTTAKRIILELKPKIEKGLGITEPGDLTTTLGTRSVEEEAIMALEALGYARSEVYAKIRKIVKDSDTQLTTEQLIKKTLHK
- the ruvC gene encoding crossover junction endodeoxyribonuclease RuvC; translation: MRIVGIDPGLRILGIGVIDYDGNRFIPVYSGVVKTKNSDSLADKLSQLYHGITETIKTFQPDVLSIEEAFYGKNAKTALLMGHVRGVAMLAGRHADLEVHEYAARKIKSSVTGNGAADKQQVLYMVKRLLKLKEDPVTLDASDALAIAICHGLNYKLAKLGS